One window from the genome of Garra rufa chromosome 1, GarRuf1.0, whole genome shotgun sequence encodes:
- the LOC141338479 gene encoding uncharacterized protein: protein MVFIKEEREDMKIEETFRVKHEDTEEQTDIVTVKMESQDLNEMEEKDIKHPDFITGEKSFHSFSQTGTTSLFFCQHCGKSFSKKGILKVHLKIHTGEKPYSCQYCGKSFIRTDDLKSHLRVHTGEKPFECGRCGKSFSHKTTFYKHIRIHTGEKPYTCKLCGKTYTQDGNLKIHMRVHTGEKPYTCQHCGKSFISTDNLKSHLRVHTGEKPFVCGQCGKSFSYKATFYKHMRIHTGEKPYTCDQCGKCFPYADSLKKHMKIHFRESCFNCHQCGLRFRDRSLLKRHTMRHTGQEPFMCNDCGKTFINKANLRTRMRAHN from the exons atggtgtttattaaagaggagcgtgaagacatgaagattgaagaaacattcagagtcaaacatgaagatactgaggaacaaacag ACATTGTGACAGTGAAAATGGAGAGTCAagatctgaatgaaatggaagagaaagatataAAGCATCCTGATTTtataactggagaaaaatcttttcaCAGTTTTTCACAGACTGGAACTACAAGTCTTTTcttctgccaacattgtggaaagagttttagtaaAAAAGGAATCCTTAAAGTCCacttgaaaattcacactggagagaaaccttactcctgCCAATATTGTGGGAAGAGCTTCATAAGAACAGATGATCTTAAGAGTCacttgagagttcacactggagagaagccatttgAATGTGGtcggtgtggaaagagtttctctcaTAAAACAACCTTTTATAAACATAtaaggattcacactggagagaaaccttacacctgcaaactgtgtggaaaaaccTATACTCAAGATGGAAACCTCAAGATtcacatgagagtccacactggagagaaaccttacacctgccaacattgTGGGAAAAGCTTCATAAGTACAGATAACCTCAAGAGTCatttgagagttcacactggagagaagccatttgtatgtggtcagtgtggaaagagtttctcttaTAAAGCAACCTTTTATAAAcatatgaggattcacactggagagaagccttatacatgtgatcagtgtggaaaatgtTTCCCTTATGCAGATAGCCTTAAAAAGCACATGAAGATTCACTTCAGAGAGAGCTGTTTTAACTGCCATCAGTGTGGACTGAGATTCAGAGACAGGAGTCTTCTTAAGAGACACACAATGAGACACACTGGACAAGAGCCTTTTATGTgtaatgactgtggaaagactttcaTTAATAAAGCAAACCTCAGGACTCGCATGAGAGCTCACAACTGA
- the LOC141338569 gene encoding uncharacterized protein has protein sequence MVFIKDEHEDMKIEETFRVKHEDTEEQTDLKALKMERDVLNETEEKDQNERLHDFITGEKSFCSLQSAKTSTQKRAQKTGTRSNFTCFQCGKSFKQQRALKTHSNIHTKEKPFLCQHCGKMFIQKGHLTSHVQIHTGEKPFICQQCGKSFARKGNLKSHMNIHTEERSFTCCQCGNRFSHPGNLTVHMRVHTREKSLNCK, from the exons atggtgtttattaaagatgagcatgaagacatgaagattgaagagacattcagagtcaaacatgaagatactgaggaacaaacag acctaaaaGCACTGAAAATGGAGAGGGacgtactgaatgaaactgaagagaaagatcagaatGAGAGACTtcatgatttcataactggagaaaaatctttttgttccttacagtctgcgaagacttctacacaaaaaagagctcagaagacaggaactaggagtaatttcacttgctttcagtgtggaaagagtttcaaacaacaacgaGCCCTTAAAACTCACAGTAATATTCACACAAAAGAGAAGCCTTTCCTCTGCCAACATTGTGGGAAGATGTTTATTCAAAAAGGACACCTTACAAGTCACGtgcaaattcacactggagagaagcctttcatttgccaacagtgtggaaagagtttcgctcgaaaaggaaaccttaaatcCCACATGAATATTCACACAGAAGAGAGGTCTTTCacatgctgtcagtgtggaaaccgTTTCAGTCATCCTGGAAACCTTacagtccacatgagagttcacactagagagaagtcTTTAAACTGCAAATAG